The Streptomyces sp. HSG2 genome has a segment encoding these proteins:
- a CDS encoding globin domain-containing protein: MSASDYHTLLARQEAMRLRQSLLSTSSSRTPGGRPGPRSAGAEMVDPYRDGRHDSVHDQRVITRDLPLVLPLDRLIAHLYDAMFERHPYLRALFPDSMLFQRAHLEKAFCHLVENLHRPELIAEHGAALGREHRRLGIRPAHLAVFEEALAEGLRRSAEAAWTRELEDAWLRMLRCCVAAMVSGAEAATGEPAYWNAEVIDHRITRAGNGAAVGVLRVRPGEPYTYRAGQYASLQSPLLPQAWRPYVVAGAPRPDGELEFHVRVTGPGGVSEALAARTGVGDTLRLGPARGAMTLDDADLTARDVLIVASGTGWATAKALLRDLADRRPRGRGAHLVLADVRSRADLYDPQGLEWLEARCPWLRVSLTPPGTAPPIAGPMERTAFVCGPPPMVDSAVRALVEGGLPAHLVRRDPPSPSRT, encoded by the coding sequence ATGAGCGCCTCCGATTACCACACCCTGCTCGCTCGTCAGGAGGCCATGCGACTTCGCCAGAGTCTCCTGTCCACGTCCTCCTCCAGGACGCCGGGTGGTCGGCCCGGGCCGCGAAGCGCGGGGGCGGAGATGGTCGACCCCTACCGGGACGGCCGGCACGACAGCGTCCACGACCAGCGGGTCATCACACGAGACCTCCCTCTGGTCCTCCCCCTGGACCGACTCATCGCCCATCTCTACGACGCGATGTTCGAGCGCCACCCCTATCTGCGGGCGCTGTTCCCCGACTCCATGCTCTTCCAACGGGCCCATCTGGAAAAGGCGTTTTGCCACCTCGTCGAGAACCTGCACCGTCCGGAACTGATAGCCGAGCACGGTGCGGCACTCGGTCGAGAGCACCGACGGCTGGGCATCCGCCCGGCGCACCTGGCGGTGTTCGAGGAGGCCCTCGCGGAGGGGTTGCGCCGCAGTGCGGAAGCCGCGTGGACGCGCGAGTTGGAGGACGCCTGGTTGCGGATGCTCCGCTGCTGCGTGGCCGCGATGGTGAGCGGCGCCGAGGCGGCGACGGGCGAACCCGCCTACTGGAACGCGGAAGTGATCGACCATCGGATCACGCGCGCAGGCAACGGGGCCGCCGTAGGCGTCCTGCGGGTCCGCCCGGGGGAACCGTACACCTACCGGGCGGGTCAGTACGCCAGCCTGCAGTCGCCACTGCTGCCCCAGGCGTGGCGGCCGTACGTCGTCGCGGGCGCCCCCCGCCCCGACGGCGAACTGGAGTTCCACGTGCGGGTGACCGGCCCCGGTGGGGTCAGCGAGGCGCTGGCGGCGCGTACCGGTGTGGGGGACACGCTCCGGCTGGGTCCGGCACGTGGCGCGATGACGCTGGACGACGCCGACCTGACGGCCCGGGACGTGCTGATCGTGGCGTCGGGCACCGGCTGGGCCACCGCCAAGGCGCTGTTGCGGGATCTGGCGGATCGACGCCCCCGGGGCCGGGGCGCGCACCTGGTCCTGGCCGACGTACGGTCCCGCGCGGACCTGTACGACCCGCAGGGGCTGGAGTGGTTGGAGGCGCGGTGTCCGTGGCTGCGGGTCTCCTTGACTCCGCCGGGCACCGCGCCCCCGATCGCCGGCCCGATGGAGCGGACGGCGTTCGTCTGCGGCCCTCCTCCCATGGTCGACTCCGCGGTCCGCGCCCTGGTCGAAGGGGGGCTCCCCGCTCACCTCGTGCGGCGCGATCCCCCTTCCCCGTCCCGGACCTGA
- a CDS encoding TetR-like C-terminal domain-containing protein — MGVVLLTRDPRRCRAPVHGAVGPGGGGGGRFAGLGVDGPRRSRHARGRDRRCPGASRPGGHPRRSPGIPLKRDTARAVTREPRGSTPPTRDRDPRGRGAPPGRGRTSGCRPPETALPDAGDIEVDLESVLRATVEEFGDPAFDRLLRGASVEVAPSDAGLAAEYRERLSRPMEEVKKERLRGARAEGRLLPDADLDLILDMLYAPIFRRWLHRSGPLDAAFADSLVDATLRAFGPPP; from the coding sequence ATGGGCGTGGTCCTGCTCACGCGGGACCCCCGACGCTGCCGAGCGCCGGTACACGGGGCCGTCGGGCCCGGGGGTGGAGGTGGGGGTCGCTTCGCCGGCCTGGGCGTGGACGGACCCCGTCGATCGCGGCACGCGAGAGGTCGTGACCGACGGTGTCCGGGTGCCTCACGACCCGGCGGGCATCCTCGCCGCTCTCCTGGAATCCCGCTGAAGCGGGACACGGCCAGGGCCGTCACCCGGGAGCCACGCGGCTCAACCCCTCCCACGCGCGATAGAGATCCCCGGGGTCGCGGTGCGCCGCCAGGACGTGGTCGTACGAGCGGCTGCCGACCACCAGAAACCGCGCTTCCGGACGCCGGCGACATCGAGGTCGACCTGGAGAGCGTCCTGCGCGCCACGGTCGAGGAGTTCGGCGATCCGGCCTTCGACCGGCTTCTCAGAGGGGCCAGTGTCGAAGTCGCGCCCAGTGACGCCGGGTTGGCGGCCGAGTATCGGGAGAGGCTGTCCCGCCCCATGGAGGAGGTGAAGAAGGAGCGGTTGCGCGGCGCGCGGGCGGAGGGTCGGTTGCTCCCCGACGCCGATCTCGACCTGATCCTCGACATGCTCTACGCCCCGATCTTCCGGCGGTGGCTGCACCGCAGCGGCCCGTTGGACGCCGCTTTCGCCGACTCCCTGGTCGACGCCACGCTCCGGGCCTTCGGCCCCCCGCCGTGA
- a CDS encoding multidrug effflux MFS transporter has protein sequence MPERGASASHTPPEAGADREPAADRARPERRTSVLVTLILGGLTATPPLAMDLYLPALPEVARSLSTPAAGVQSTLTACLAGLALGQLVAGPLSDRWGRRRPLLSGLALYVVASVLCAFAPTAAALVAFRFAQGMAGAAGIVIARAVVRDLYDGVDMARFFSTLMLISGAAPIVAPLAGAQILRLTDWRGVFVVLAAVGLLLGVVVWARLPETLPVVARHGGGVGRTWRAMGTLLADRPFTGYVLAGGFAFAALFAYIAGSPFLFQRTHGASPQTFGLLFGLNAVGLVLAGQLNGRILVGRVRLERVLCLGLVIVVAAAAALLLMALGVFGDVGLWPVATALFVVMSAMGITLPNASALALSRVEHSAGSASALLGSSSFLIGAAASPLVGLAGEDTALPMAVVQMVAALVALACVVFLCRPGPVAAGPGTRPDEAGPAEARA, from the coding sequence ATGCCCGAACGCGGGGCGTCCGCGTCGCACACACCGCCGGAGGCCGGAGCCGACCGGGAACCGGCAGCCGACCGAGCCCGCCCGGAGCGCCGTACCTCCGTGCTGGTCACCCTGATCCTGGGCGGGCTCACCGCCACCCCGCCGCTGGCCATGGACCTGTACCTGCCGGCCCTCCCCGAGGTCGCGCGGTCCCTGTCGACGCCTGCCGCGGGTGTCCAGTCGACGCTCACCGCCTGCCTGGCGGGTCTGGCCCTCGGTCAACTCGTCGCGGGGCCACTGAGCGACCGTTGGGGCCGCCGCCGTCCCCTGCTGAGCGGTCTCGCGCTCTACGTCGTCGCCTCCGTCCTGTGCGCGTTCGCCCCGACAGCCGCCGCCCTCGTGGCCTTCCGGTTCGCCCAGGGCATGGCGGGCGCGGCCGGTATCGTGATAGCCCGCGCGGTCGTACGCGACCTGTACGACGGCGTGGACATGGCCCGCTTCTTCTCCACCCTGATGCTCATCTCGGGCGCCGCGCCGATCGTGGCGCCCCTGGCCGGCGCGCAGATCCTCCGCCTGACGGACTGGCGAGGCGTCTTCGTCGTCCTGGCGGCGGTCGGGCTGCTGCTCGGTGTGGTGGTCTGGGCGAGGCTGCCGGAGACCCTTCCCGTCGTGGCCCGGCACGGCGGCGGCGTGGGCCGAACGTGGCGCGCGATGGGAACCCTGCTCGCCGACCGCCCCTTCACCGGATACGTCCTCGCCGGAGGGTTCGCCTTCGCCGCCCTCTTCGCGTACATCGCGGGGTCGCCGTTCCTCTTCCAGCGGACACACGGGGCCTCCCCGCAGACCTTCGGACTGCTCTTCGGCCTGAACGCCGTCGGCCTCGTCCTCGCCGGCCAACTCAACGGCAGGATCCTGGTCGGCCGGGTGCGGCTGGAGCGGGTCCTGTGCCTGGGGCTGGTGATCGTCGTAGCCGCCGCCGCGGCCCTGCTGCTGATGGCCCTGGGCGTCTTCGGCGACGTGGGGCTGTGGCCGGTGGCCACCGCGCTGTTCGTGGTGATGTCCGCCATGGGGATCACCCTCCCCAACGCCTCGGCGCTGGCGTTGTCGCGGGTGGAACACTCGGCCGGCTCCGCCTCCGCGCTTCTGGGTTCCTCCTCTTTCCTCATCGGAGCGGCGGCGTCCCCTCTGGTCGGCCTCGCCGGGGAGGACACCGCGTTGCCGATGGCGGTCGTCCAGATGGTGGCCGCCCTGGTGGCGCTGGCCTGTGTCGTGTTCCTGTGCCGCCCCGGGCCCGTCGCGGCGGGACCGGGCACCCGGCCGGACGAGGCCGGGCCCGCCGAGGCGCGGGCCTGA
- a CDS encoding small ribosomal subunit Rsm22 family protein — protein sequence MNAPAAPADSLRAALARSLDGLPPRRTARAVERLVSHYRGATPTDAPILRDTADVAAYAAYRMPATFEAVRAALRALDRAAPDRTPGSHVDVGGGTGAAVWAAHAVWGGGRPVTVFDWSAPALALGREIAAAEPALRDVAWSRARIGPDLVLPDTDLVTVSYVLNELTPDDRTALVDATARAARAVVIVEAGTPAGYARTIEARERLIGAGFHIAAPCPHSAACPIAPGVDWCHFSVRVGRSSLHRQVKGGSLAWEDEKFSYVAAVRPPAAAPPAEQGPARVVRRPRILKGRVLLDLCGPEGELRGVTVTRRQGEPYRAARDVHWGDTWPP from the coding sequence GTGAACGCCCCCGCCGCCCCCGCCGACTCCCTGCGGGCCGCCTTGGCCCGGTCGCTCGACGGTCTTCCGCCGCGGCGGACCGCGCGCGCCGTGGAGCGTCTCGTCTCCCACTACCGGGGCGCGACCCCCACCGACGCCCCGATCCTGCGTGACACCGCCGACGTCGCCGCCTACGCCGCCTACCGGATGCCCGCGACCTTCGAGGCGGTGCGGGCGGCCCTCCGGGCCCTCGACCGCGCCGCGCCGGACCGGACGCCGGGCAGCCACGTCGACGTGGGCGGCGGCACCGGGGCGGCCGTCTGGGCGGCGCACGCCGTCTGGGGAGGCGGCCGACCGGTGACGGTGTTCGACTGGTCCGCGCCGGCCCTCGCGCTCGGTCGTGAGATCGCCGCCGCCGAACCCGCCCTCCGGGATGTGGCCTGGAGTCGGGCCCGGATCGGGCCCGACCTCGTGTTGCCCGACACCGACCTCGTCACCGTCTCCTACGTCCTCAACGAGCTGACGCCCGACGACCGGACCGCCCTCGTCGACGCGACCGCGCGGGCGGCGCGGGCGGTCGTGATCGTGGAGGCCGGCACGCCCGCCGGGTATGCCCGGACGATCGAGGCCCGAGAGCGGCTGATCGGCGCCGGCTTCCACATCGCCGCGCCCTGCCCGCACAGCGCCGCCTGCCCGATCGCGCCCGGCGTCGACTGGTGTCACTTCTCGGTCCGGGTCGGCCGCTCCTCGCTGCACCGACAGGTCAAGGGCGGGTCGCTGGCCTGGGAGGACGAGAAGTTCAGCTATGTCGCCGCGGTGCGCCCGCCCGCGGCGGCGCCGCCCGCCGAGCAGGGCCCGGCGCGCGTGGTCCGGCGCCCCAGGATCCTGAAGGGGCGGGTCCTCCTCGATCTGTGCGGCCCCGAGGGCGAGCTGCGAGGGGTCACGGTGACCAGGCGGCAGGGCGAGCCGTACCGGGCGGCGAGGGACGTGCACTGGGGCGACACCTGGCCGCCGTGA
- a CDS encoding bifunctional DNA primase/polymerase: MSTEFGGPGGRQGRLSRWLRGRRPRHAAEDDGREALLLAAAGAGLPLVPAAHPAGYLCSCDRVGCPTPARHPISFAWQTQSTTDRGQIERWSRHQPQANFVTATGMTHDVLDVPLAAGRAALRRLRESGVEVGPVAESDDGRALFFTLTRGTPEDEDEWWPCELDCRPETMDEHPGLRWHCRGSYVLVPPARMPGGRHVRWVRGPEHPLPDPLTLLEALTDACVRHARAEAEALGGGGVDPAGAARTRH; this comes from the coding sequence ATGAGCACGGAGTTCGGCGGCCCGGGTGGCCGGCAGGGCAGGCTCTCCCGATGGCTGCGCGGCCGTCGACCCCGACACGCGGCCGAGGACGACGGCCGCGAGGCGCTGCTGCTCGCCGCGGCCGGGGCGGGACTCCCCCTCGTACCCGCCGCGCATCCGGCGGGTTACCTGTGCTCCTGCGATCGTGTGGGATGCCCCACACCCGCCCGACACCCGATCTCGTTCGCCTGGCAGACCCAGTCGACCACCGACCGGGGGCAGATCGAGCGATGGTCCCGGCACCAGCCCCAGGCCAACTTCGTCACCGCCACGGGCATGACGCACGACGTCCTCGACGTGCCCCTCGCGGCGGGCCGCGCGGCACTGCGGCGGCTGCGCGAGTCCGGTGTCGAGGTCGGACCGGTCGCCGAGAGCGACGACGGCCGCGCCCTGTTCTTCACCCTCACCCGGGGCACCCCCGAGGACGAGGACGAATGGTGGCCCTGCGAGCTGGACTGCCGGCCCGAGACCATGGACGAACACCCCGGCCTTCGCTGGCACTGCCGCGGGTCCTACGTCCTCGTGCCTCCCGCCCGGATGCCGGGCGGGAGGCACGTGCGTTGGGTACGCGGCCCGGAGCACCCACTGCCGGACCCGCTGACGCTGCTGGAGGCGCTGACCGACGCCTGCGTCCGGCACGCCCGCGCGGAGGCCGAGGCTCTGGGCGGCGGGGGAGTCGATCCCGCCGGGGCGGCCCGGACGCGGCACTGA
- a CDS encoding PhzF family phenazine biosynthesis protein, which translates to MAVSAPAHDVVRVFFAGTGEQGHRLAIVRDGAALPQPGARRRLAAELGYGQIVFVDDPERGVIDVHTPAGRPGFAGQAYVGTAWLLDVPELVTPAGVMGARQDGEFSWVEARAEWAPAHSLSACASVEEVDATAARAIDAETLAGAPDGGVAPRGSAWAWEDMAAGRVRARVFPGEAAPRDAGRPGPIDGPEASVAALLLTSRLDRALNVVQSAGSQILTAPQPDGWVEIGGRVRLENNPPVRDLGGRAWPHSSGGFRLPGSTPTGIREE; encoded by the coding sequence ATGGCCGTATCCGCACCCGCACACGACGTCGTCCGGGTCTTCTTCGCCGGCACCGGCGAGCAAGGCCACCGGCTCGCCATCGTCCGAGACGGTGCCGCGCTCCCCCAACCCGGCGCCCGTCGGCGGCTCGCCGCCGAACTCGGTTATGGGCAGATCGTGTTCGTCGACGACCCGGAGCGCGGGGTGATCGACGTGCACACCCCGGCGGGCCGTCCGGGCTTCGCCGGACAGGCGTACGTCGGCACGGCCTGGCTGCTTGACGTACCCGAACTCGTCACCCCCGCCGGGGTGATGGGCGCGCGGCAGGACGGCGAGTTCAGCTGGGTCGAGGCGCGGGCGGAGTGGGCCCCCGCCCACTCGCTGAGCGCCTGCGCGAGCGTCGAGGAGGTCGACGCGACCGCCGCACGGGCGATCGACGCCGAGACCCTCGCCGGAGCGCCCGACGGTGGTGTCGCCCCACGCGGCTCCGCCTGGGCATGGGAGGACATGGCCGCCGGCCGTGTCCGGGCGCGCGTCTTCCCCGGGGAGGCGGCGCCCCGCGACGCGGGGCGGCCGGGGCCGATCGACGGTCCCGAGGCCAGCGTCGCCGCCCTGTTGCTCACCAGTCGGCTCGACCGGGCCCTCAACGTCGTCCAGAGCGCCGGCTCCCAGATCCTCACCGCGCCGCAGCCCGACGGCTGGGTGGAGATCGGCGGGCGAGTCCGTCTGGAGAACAACCCGCCGGTCCGCGACCTCGGGGGCCGGGCGTGGCCACACTCCTCGGGCGGCTTCCGCCTCCCGGGGTCCACGCCCACCGGGATCAGGGAAGAGTGA